A genomic region of Mycobacterium sp. Aquia_213 contains the following coding sequences:
- a CDS encoding ABC transporter ATP-binding protein codes for MGVAIEVSGLTKSFGSSRIWEDVTLDIPSGEVSVLLGPSGTGKSVFLKSLIGLLRPERGSIVIDGTDIIECSAKELYEIRTLFGVLFQDGALFGSMNLYDNTAFPLREHTKKKEGEIRDIVMEKLELVGLGGDERKFPGEISGGMRKRAGLARALVLDPQIILCDEPDSGLDPVRTAYLSQLILDINAQIDATILIVTHNISVARTVPDNIGMLFRKHLVMFGPREVLLTSDEPVVRQFLNGRRIGPIGMSEEKDEATMAEEQAMVDAGHHSGGTEEIEGVPPQILATPGMPERKAVARRQARVREMLHTLPKKAQTAILDDLEGTHKYQAHEFGD; via the coding sequence ATGGGCGTCGCTATTGAGGTCAGCGGTCTGACCAAGTCCTTCGGATCCTCGAGGATTTGGGAAGACGTGACCCTCGATATCCCTTCTGGGGAGGTCAGCGTTTTGCTGGGCCCGTCGGGTACCGGCAAGTCCGTGTTCTTGAAGTCCTTGATCGGCCTCCTTCGTCCGGAACGTGGCTCGATTGTCATCGACGGCACCGACATCATCGAATGCTCGGCCAAGGAGCTGTACGAGATCCGCACGTTGTTCGGGGTGCTGTTCCAGGACGGCGCGCTGTTCGGCTCGATGAATCTCTATGACAACACCGCTTTCCCGCTGCGTGAGCACACCAAGAAGAAGGAAGGCGAGATCCGTGACATCGTCATGGAGAAGCTCGAATTGGTGGGCCTCGGCGGTGACGAGAGGAAGTTCCCCGGCGAGATCTCCGGTGGTATGCGCAAGCGTGCCGGCCTGGCCCGCGCCCTGGTCTTGGACCCGCAGATCATTCTCTGCGACGAGCCCGACTCCGGTCTGGACCCGGTCCGTACCGCCTACCTCAGCCAGCTGATCCTGGACATCAACGCGCAGATCGACGCGACCATCCTGATCGTGACGCACAACATCAGCGTTGCCCGCACGGTGCCGGACAACATCGGCATGCTGTTCCGCAAACACCTGGTCATGTTCGGCCCGCGCGAGGTGCTGCTGACCAGCGATGAGCCGGTGGTGCGCCAGTTCCTCAACGGCCGCCGCATCGGGCCGATCGGTATGTCCGAGGAGAAGGACGAGGCGACCATGGCCGAAGAGCAAGCCATGGTCGATGCCGGTCACCACTCCGGCGGCACCGAGGAGATCGAGGGCGTGCCGCCTCAGATCTTGGCGACACCGGGGATGCCGGAGCGCAAAGCGGTGGCCCGGCGCCAGGCCCGGGTGCGCGAGATGTTGCACACCCTGCCCAAGAAGGCGCAGACCGCGATCCTCGACGACCTCGAGGGCACGCACAAGTACCAAGCGCACGAGTTCGGCGACTAG
- a CDS encoding carotenoid oxygenase family protein, producing the protein MTSTQTPTIGNPYLEGFLAPVHTEVTATDLAVTGHIPEHLDGRYLRNGPNPAAEVDAATYHWFTGDAMVHGLALRDGKASWYRNRWVRSAPTCAALGEPEPAVLDPRAGMLSVKPNTNVLTHAGRTLALVEGGGANYELTDDLDTVGPCDFDGTLFGGYTAHPHRDPHTGELHAVSYCFGRGRSVQYSVIDTAGRARRTVDIDVTGSPMMHDFSLTDKYVVIYDLPVTFDPMQVAPANVPRWLSSPARLVVQSVLGRVRIPSPMMMAINRNRQPSNQMPYSWKNNYPARIGVMPREGGNADVRWFDIEPCYVFHPLNAYSEMRDGAEVLVLDVVRYARMFDRDLRGPGDSRPTLDRWTINLSTGAVATERRDDRPQEFPRIDEALLGDRHRFGYAVGMDGGYLSGGATEMTSALYKHDYATGSSTVAGLEPDLLLGEMCFVPNPTNGSGQRAEDDGVLMGYAYHRGRDEGQLLMLDAQTLESVATVHLPQRVPMGFHGNWAPAV; encoded by the coding sequence ATGACTTCCACACAGACCCCCACAATCGGAAACCCGTACCTGGAGGGCTTCCTGGCGCCGGTGCACACCGAAGTGACCGCGACCGACCTAGCCGTCACCGGCCACATCCCCGAACACCTGGACGGGCGCTACCTGCGCAATGGGCCCAACCCGGCCGCCGAGGTCGACGCGGCCACCTATCACTGGTTCACCGGCGACGCGATGGTGCATGGCCTGGCGCTGCGCGACGGCAAGGCGAGCTGGTATCGCAACCGCTGGGTCCGCAGCGCGCCGACCTGCGCCGCACTGGGCGAACCCGAGCCCGCGGTGCTTGATCCGCGTGCCGGGATGCTGTCGGTCAAACCCAACACCAACGTGCTGACCCACGCCGGGCGGACGCTGGCGCTGGTCGAGGGTGGTGGTGCCAACTACGAACTCACCGACGACCTGGACACCGTCGGTCCCTGTGACTTCGACGGGACACTGTTCGGTGGCTACACCGCCCACCCGCACCGCGATCCGCACACCGGTGAACTGCACGCGGTGTCCTACTGCTTCGGGCGCGGGCGTTCCGTGCAGTACTCGGTGATCGACACCGCCGGGCGGGCGCGGCGCACCGTCGACATCGACGTGACCGGATCGCCGATGATGCACGACTTCTCCCTGACCGATAAGTACGTGGTGATCTACGACCTGCCGGTGACGTTCGACCCGATGCAGGTCGCGCCGGCCAACGTGCCGCGCTGGCTGAGTTCGCCGGCCCGGCTGGTGGTGCAGTCGGTGCTCGGCCGGGTCCGCATTCCCAGCCCGATGATGATGGCGATCAACCGTAATCGGCAGCCCTCGAACCAGATGCCGTACAGCTGGAAGAACAACTACCCGGCGCGCATCGGGGTCATGCCCCGCGAAGGCGGCAACGCTGACGTGCGTTGGTTCGACATCGAGCCCTGCTACGTCTTCCACCCGCTCAACGCCTACTCGGAGATGCGCGACGGGGCCGAGGTCCTGGTGCTCGACGTGGTGCGCTACGCGCGGATGTTCGACCGCGACCTGCGCGGTCCCGGCGACAGCCGGCCGACGCTGGATCGCTGGACGATCAACCTGAGCACGGGTGCGGTTGCCACCGAACGCCGCGACGATCGTCCGCAGGAGTTTCCCCGGATCGACGAGGCGCTACTGGGCGATCGACACCGGTTCGGCTACGCCGTCGGGATGGACGGGGGCTACCTCTCCGGCGGCGCAACCGAGATGACCTCGGCGCTGTACAAGCACGACTACGCCACGGGATCAAGCACCGTCGCGGGGCTGGAACCCGACCTTTTGCTCGGCGAGATGTGTTTTGTGCCCAACCCGACGAACGGCTCCGGGCAGCGTGCCGAGGACGACGGCGTCCTGATGGGCTACGCCTATCACCGCGGCCGTGACGAGGGGCAATTGCTGATGCTGGACGCCCAGACCCTCGAGTCGGTTGCGACCGTGCACTTGCCGCAGCGCGTACCGATGGGCTTCCACGGTAACTGGGCGCCGGCCGTCTGA
- a CDS encoding TetR/AcrR family transcriptional regulator: MTSEVQRSVREEMLHAAVDLLDSDGPDALQTRKVASAAGTSTMSVYTHFGGMQALIAAVAEEGLRQFDEAQTVPQTADPVADLFVTGAAYRRYAIERPHMYRLMFGSTSAHGINAPAGNVLTLTVAEIEQHHPSFAHVVRVVRRCMLAGRITTGAADDDACVVATAAQFWALIHGFVMLELAGYYGDDGSAVAPVLNAMTSNLLVALGDTAERVAQSVGSAYSG; this comes from the coding sequence ATGACTTCGGAAGTTCAGCGCAGTGTGCGCGAGGAAATGCTGCACGCCGCGGTCGACCTGCTTGATAGCGACGGCCCGGATGCCTTGCAGACCCGCAAAGTGGCCAGCGCCGCGGGGACCTCGACGATGTCGGTGTACACCCACTTCGGCGGGATGCAGGCGCTGATCGCCGCCGTCGCCGAGGAGGGGTTGCGACAGTTCGACGAGGCCCAAACGGTGCCGCAGACCGCCGACCCGGTCGCCGATCTGTTCGTCACCGGCGCCGCCTACCGCCGCTACGCCATCGAGCGCCCACACATGTATCGCCTGATGTTCGGCAGCACCAGTGCGCACGGCATCAACGCGCCGGCCGGCAACGTCCTGACGCTCACGGTCGCCGAGATCGAGCAGCACCACCCCAGCTTCGCGCACGTGGTGCGGGTGGTGCGCCGGTGCATGCTGGCCGGCCGGATCACCACGGGCGCCGCCGACGACGACGCGTGCGTCGTGGCCACCGCGGCCCAGTTCTGGGCGTTGATCCACGGGTTCGTGATGCTCGAGCTGGCCGGGTACTACGGGGACGACGGCTCGGCCGTCGCGCCGGTGCTCAACGCGATGACCTCGAATCTGCTTGTCGCCCTGGGAGATACAGCCGAACGGGTGGCACAGTCGGTGGGGTCGGCGTACTCCGGCTGA
- the rplL gene encoding 50S ribosomal protein L7/L12 — MAKISTDDLLDVFKEMTLLELSDFVKKFEETFEVTAAAPVAVAAAGGAAAGGAPAEAAEEQSEFDVILEAAGDKKIGVIKVVREIVSGLGLKEAKDLVDGAPKPLLEKVAKEAAEEAKGKLEAAGATVTVK; from the coding sequence ATGGCAAAAATCTCTACCGATGACCTGCTCGACGTCTTCAAGGAAATGACCCTGCTCGAGCTGTCGGACTTCGTGAAGAAGTTCGAGGAGACCTTCGAGGTCACCGCGGCCGCCCCGGTCGCCGTTGCCGCTGCCGGTGGTGCCGCCGCCGGTGGTGCGCCCGCTGAGGCCGCCGAGGAGCAGTCCGAGTTCGACGTCATCCTCGAGGCCGCCGGTGACAAGAAGATCGGCGTCATCAAGGTCGTCCGTGAGATCGTCTCCGGCCTGGGCCTGAAAGAGGCCAAGGACTTGGTCGACGGCGCACCCAAGCCGCTGCTGGAGAAGGTCGCCAAGGAAGCCGCCGAGGAAGCCAAGGGCAAGCTCGAGGCCGCCGGCGCGACCGTCACCGTCAAGTAG
- the rplJ gene encoding 50S ribosomal protein L10: MAKADKATAVADIVEQFSASTATVITEYRGLTVANLAELRRSLAGSATYTVAKNTLIKRAASEAGIEGLDELFAGPTAIAFVSGEPVDAAKAIKTFAKENKALVIKGGYMDGHALTVAEVERIADLESREVLLAKLAGAMKGNLAKAAGLFNAPVSQFARLAAALQEKKAAEPAAAAAPAAEPAPEAAASEAPAEAEAPAETPADAE; encoded by the coding sequence ATGGCCAAAGCCGACAAGGCCACCGCCGTTGCGGACATTGTCGAGCAGTTCAGCGCCTCGACGGCGACCGTAATCACCGAATACCGCGGTCTGACCGTCGCCAACCTGGCCGAGCTGCGCCGCTCGCTCGCGGGTTCGGCTACCTACACCGTGGCCAAGAACACGCTGATCAAGCGCGCCGCTTCGGAAGCGGGGATCGAGGGTCTCGACGAGTTGTTCGCGGGCCCCACGGCCATCGCGTTCGTCAGCGGCGAACCCGTCGACGCCGCCAAGGCCATCAAGACCTTCGCCAAGGAGAACAAGGCGCTGGTCATCAAGGGTGGCTACATGGACGGCCACGCGTTGACGGTGGCCGAGGTCGAGCGCATCGCCGACCTGGAATCCCGCGAGGTGCTGCTGGCCAAGCTGGCCGGTGCCATGAAGGGCAACCTCGCCAAGGCCGCCGGCCTGTTCAACGCGCCGGTCTCGCAGTTCGCCCGCCTCGCGGCCGCCCTGCAGGAGAAGAAGGCGGCCGAACCGGCTGCCGCAGCGGCCCCGGCCGCAGAACCCGCTCCCGAAGCAGCCGCTTCGGAGGCACCCGCCGAGGCAGAAGCACCCGCCGAGACGCCGGCTGACGCCGAATAA
- a CDS encoding ROK family protein, with translation MLTLCLDIGGTKIAAGLADSEGTLVHTAIRPTPAGATAEQVWDVVAAMIAEALGVAGGAVRAVGIASAGPIDLLSGTVSPINIKGWQGFPLRDRVVAAVPGVPVRLGGDGVCMALGEHWHGAGRGAGFLLAMVVSTGVGGGLVLNGVPYTGRSGNAGHVGHVVVEEGGERCACGGRGCVETVAAGPWLVRWARANGWSAPPGAGARELAAAAAAGDAIALRAFHRGATGLAAMIASVAAVCDLDLVIIGGGVAKSGGLLFDPLRAVLADYAGLDFLSGLRVVPAELGGEAGLVGAARLAGL, from the coding sequence ATGCTTACCCTCTGCCTGGACATCGGTGGCACGAAAATCGCTGCGGGCCTTGCCGATTCGGAGGGCACGCTGGTGCACACCGCGATCCGGCCCACCCCGGCGGGCGCTACGGCCGAACAGGTGTGGGACGTGGTCGCCGCGATGATCGCCGAAGCGTTGGGCGTGGCCGGCGGTGCTGTCCGTGCGGTGGGCATCGCTTCGGCCGGGCCCATCGACCTGCTCAGCGGAACCGTCAGCCCGATCAATATCAAAGGCTGGCAAGGGTTTCCGCTGCGGGATCGGGTGGTGGCCGCCGTACCGGGCGTGCCAGTGCGGCTGGGCGGCGACGGCGTATGCATGGCACTGGGGGAGCATTGGCACGGCGCGGGACGGGGTGCGGGCTTTCTGCTGGCCATGGTGGTGTCCACCGGCGTGGGCGGCGGATTGGTGCTCAATGGCGTGCCCTACACCGGGCGCAGTGGCAATGCCGGACATGTCGGTCATGTGGTGGTCGAAGAGGGCGGCGAGCGGTGTGCGTGTGGAGGTCGCGGCTGCGTCGAGACGGTTGCGGCCGGGCCGTGGCTGGTGCGCTGGGCGCGGGCCAACGGCTGGTCCGCACCGCCGGGTGCCGGCGCGCGGGAGCTGGCCGCCGCGGCGGCGGCCGGGGATGCGATCGCGCTGCGCGCGTTCCACCGGGGGGCCACCGGGCTCGCGGCCATGATCGCCTCGGTGGCGGCGGTGTGCGATCTGGACCTGGTGATCATCGGGGGTGGAGTCGCCAAATCCGGTGGGCTGCTCTTCGACCCGCTGCGCGCGGTGCTGGCCGATTATGCCGGGCTTGATTTTCTGTCTGGCCTGCGTGTGGTGCCCGCAGAGCTGGGCGGCGAGGCCGGCCTGGTCGGCGCGGCCCGTCTTGCGGGATTGTAG
- a CDS encoding DUF7158 domain-containing protein, which produces MSMHSVASVAGTPVAVEEVDAAEARLRSGPRAAALPARGTSEGRQLRRWLTQLLVTERVVAAEVAARGLTVRDAPTEAQLLPDVTARLEIGSVAAAALADPRARALFVDVTATVRVSDHEVADYHARNPLRFAPLRPDRHGWRAPSCAGPPLAQVRPAVTEHLHAAARRRAFRLWLDARRAALVELAAGYEHPGDPRQPDNTHRH; this is translated from the coding sequence ATGAGCATGCACTCGGTTGCCAGCGTCGCGGGCACACCCGTCGCGGTCGAGGAGGTAGACGCCGCCGAGGCCCGACTGCGCAGCGGCCCCCGCGCGGCCGCGTTGCCTGCGCGCGGCACCAGCGAGGGCCGCCAACTGCGACGCTGGCTCACCCAACTCCTGGTGACCGAACGCGTCGTCGCCGCCGAGGTGGCCGCTCGCGGATTGACCGTGCGCGACGCCCCGACCGAGGCGCAGCTGCTGCCCGACGTGACGGCCCGGCTGGAGATCGGCAGCGTGGCCGCGGCGGCACTGGCGGACCCGCGGGCGCGCGCGCTGTTCGTCGACGTGACCGCGACGGTCCGGGTCAGCGATCACGAGGTCGCCGATTATCACGCCCGCAATCCGCTGCGGTTCGCCCCGCTGCGCCCCGACCGCCACGGCTGGCGGGCGCCGTCGTGCGCCGGGCCGCCGCTGGCGCAGGTGCGGCCCGCGGTCACCGAGCACCTGCACGCCGCCGCGCGACGTCGCGCCTTCCGGCTGTGGCTTGACGCTCGGCGGGCCGCATTGGTCGAGCTCGCGGCGGGCTACGAGCATCCCGGCGACCCCCGTCAACCCGACAACACCCATCGGCACTGA
- a CDS encoding NEW3 domain-containing protein has protein sequence MQLISAQSTELFVGPQDTPLQLARIAVGGVTEPTPVRVDGDGLRGEALAEIGAETVEIPVTVRKPVVGERRAARVHAGDTSASFEFTVAEPGWTMFMVSHFHYDPVWWNTQGAYTSEWREDPPSSGRQTNGFELVHAHLEMARREPEYKFVLAEVDYLKPYWDTRPEDRADLRRFIADGRVEIMGGTYNEPNTNLTSPETTIRNLVHGIGFQRDVLGADPATAWQLDVFGHDPQFPGMAADAGLTSSSWARGPHHQWGPTHSGGVEGMQFCSEFEWISPSGRGLLTHYMPAHYGAGWGMDSSASLGEAQDATYAVFDQLKRVALTRNVLLPVGTDYTPPNKWVTEIHRDWAARYTWPRFVCALPREFFAAVRAELDERGSVPSPQTRDMNPIYTGKDVSYIDTKQANRAAENAVLDAERYAVFAALMTGADYPHAALAKAWVQLAYGAHHDAITGSESDQVYLDLLTGWRDAWELGRAARDNSLALLSGAIDSPGDSVVVWNALTHPRTDIVTARIDPPLPAGVRVLDADGAELPALVEHDGRSVSWLARDVGSLGWRAYRLVPADEATGWDPLPGLEIENEHYRLAVDPARGGAVASLVHDGRQLIAAGRVGNELAVYDEYPAHPTQGEGPWHLLPKGPVVGSSESPAAQVRAYRGPLGQRLVVQGRIGELLRYTQTLTLWNGVGRVDCRTTIDDFTGEDRLLRLRWPCPVPGAMPVSEVGDAVVGRGFALLHDGAGSVNTEHLPWTLDNPAYSWFGLSSAARIRLGDEDIRAITVAEVVSPSEALSGPLARELMVALVRAGVTATCSGADKPRYGNLDVDSNLPDVRIALGGPDRNAFTKAVLAEADPEYAKELERQLAKRGRARVWVPAATPLAAAWVPGADLRAARALPVLVIDGTDEKRLDAEIASVAADLDDAEIAVSQQAAAGAEHFESRTVALLNRGVPSFAVDSEGTLHTALLRSCTGWPSGTWIDEPRRTAPDGSNFQLQHWTHHFDYALACGDGDWRHAEIPARSAQFSHPLHAVFPDRRRGNLAPTGSLLHVEPADTVHLGAFKAAGNPLAAGRAEPVDPGAVALRLVESTGAGARVKIGSTLGKLGALQLADLLETPQARKRSIELHGYQIATVLARLKIPKAFDEPTALGPEAEIAQPLYARYWLHNRGPAPLGGLPAVAHLHPQRVTEPGGELTLRLTAVSDCTDAELQGVVVLSCPDGWSASPAELPFTLGTGEHREADVVLGIPADAEPGHYPIRAQLRITGDQVPAAWRQTVEDVSIVDVGADPDAELIYLVDGPDGIALRAGETARVAVTIGSNAAADLSAEAHLISPWGTWEWIGPASLGAVLPARGTVELGFDVSPPAWLEPGQWWALIRVGCAGRLVYSPVVKVTVT, from the coding sequence ATGCAGCTGATTTCGGCGCAGTCGACCGAACTGTTCGTTGGGCCGCAGGACACGCCGCTACAGCTGGCCCGGATCGCCGTGGGCGGGGTCACCGAGCCGACGCCGGTACGCGTCGACGGAGACGGCCTGCGCGGTGAGGCGCTCGCCGAGATCGGCGCGGAGACCGTCGAGATCCCGGTGACCGTGCGCAAGCCGGTCGTCGGTGAGCGCCGCGCCGCCCGGGTACACGCCGGCGACACCAGCGCCTCGTTCGAGTTCACCGTGGCCGAGCCCGGCTGGACGATGTTCATGGTCAGCCATTTCCACTACGACCCGGTGTGGTGGAACACCCAGGGCGCCTACACCAGCGAGTGGCGCGAAGACCCGCCGTCGAGCGGCCGGCAGACCAACGGTTTCGAATTGGTGCACGCGCATCTGGAAATGGCCCGCCGCGAGCCCGAGTACAAATTCGTGCTGGCCGAGGTGGATTACCTCAAGCCGTACTGGGACACCCGCCCCGAGGACCGCGCCGACCTGCGCCGCTTCATCGCCGACGGCCGGGTCGAAATCATGGGCGGCACCTACAACGAACCCAACACCAACCTCACCAGCCCGGAGACGACGATCCGAAACCTGGTGCACGGCATTGGTTTTCAGCGCGACGTGTTGGGTGCCGATCCGGCGACGGCATGGCAGCTCGACGTGTTCGGCCACGACCCGCAGTTTCCCGGGATGGCCGCCGATGCCGGGCTGACGTCGAGCTCGTGGGCCCGCGGACCGCACCACCAATGGGGGCCGACCCACTCCGGCGGCGTCGAGGGCATGCAGTTCTGCAGCGAGTTCGAATGGATTTCGCCATCCGGGCGCGGCCTGCTCACCCACTACATGCCGGCGCACTACGGGGCGGGCTGGGGGATGGACTCGTCGGCGTCGCTGGGCGAGGCGCAGGACGCCACGTATGCGGTGTTCGACCAGCTCAAGCGGGTCGCGTTGACTCGCAACGTGCTGTTGCCGGTGGGCACCGACTACACCCCGCCGAACAAGTGGGTCACCGAAATCCACCGCGACTGGGCCGCCCGCTACACCTGGCCGCGATTCGTCTGTGCGCTGCCGCGGGAGTTCTTCGCCGCGGTGCGTGCCGAGCTGGACGAGCGGGGGTCGGTGCCGTCGCCGCAGACGCGCGACATGAACCCGATCTACACCGGCAAGGACGTCTCCTACATCGACACCAAACAAGCCAACCGCGCCGCCGAAAACGCGGTGCTGGACGCCGAACGCTACGCGGTGTTCGCCGCGCTGATGACCGGCGCCGACTACCCGCACGCCGCGTTGGCCAAGGCATGGGTGCAGCTGGCCTACGGCGCGCACCACGACGCGATCACCGGCTCCGAGTCCGACCAGGTCTACCTCGATCTGCTGACCGGCTGGCGTGACGCGTGGGAGCTGGGTCGCGCCGCCCGCGACAACTCCCTGGCGCTGCTGTCCGGCGCCATCGATAGCCCAGGTGACTCCGTCGTGGTGTGGAACGCATTGACCCACCCGCGCACCGACATCGTCACGGCCCGGATCGATCCGCCGCTGCCCGCGGGGGTGCGGGTGCTGGATGCCGACGGTGCCGAGCTGCCCGCGCTGGTCGAGCACGACGGGCGCTCGGTCAGCTGGCTGGCCCGCGATGTCGGATCGCTGGGCTGGCGGGCCTATCGGCTGGTCCCCGCGGACGAGGCGACCGGCTGGGACCCGCTGCCCGGACTCGAGATCGAAAATGAGCACTACCGGCTGGCGGTCGACCCAGCCCGGGGCGGGGCGGTGGCGTCGCTGGTCCATGACGGCCGCCAGCTGATCGCGGCCGGACGGGTGGGCAACGAGCTCGCCGTCTACGACGAATACCCGGCCCACCCGACGCAGGGGGAGGGTCCTTGGCATCTGCTGCCCAAGGGACCGGTGGTGGGCTCGTCGGAATCGCCGGCGGCGCAGGTGCGGGCCTACCGCGGACCGCTCGGTCAGCGGCTCGTCGTGCAGGGGCGAATCGGCGAATTGCTGCGCTACACCCAGACCCTGACGCTGTGGAACGGCGTGGGGCGGGTGGACTGCCGCACCACGATCGACGACTTCACCGGAGAGGACCGCCTGTTGCGGCTGCGCTGGCCGTGTCCGGTACCGGGCGCCATGCCGGTCAGCGAGGTGGGCGACGCCGTCGTCGGCCGCGGGTTCGCGTTGTTGCACGACGGGGCCGGCTCCGTGAACACCGAGCACCTGCCGTGGACACTGGACAACCCGGCCTACAGCTGGTTCGGACTATCGTCTGCGGCACGTATTCGATTGGGAGACGAGGATATTCGCGCGATAACCGTGGCCGAGGTGGTGTCGCCGTCGGAAGCGTTGTCCGGTCCGCTGGCGCGCGAACTGATGGTCGCGCTGGTCCGCGCCGGTGTCACGGCCACCTGCAGCGGCGCCGACAAACCGCGCTACGGCAACCTCGACGTCGACTCCAACCTGCCCGATGTCCGCATCGCGCTGGGCGGCCCCGACCGCAACGCCTTCACCAAGGCGGTGCTGGCCGAGGCCGATCCGGAGTACGCGAAAGAACTGGAACGCCAGCTGGCGAAGCGGGGCCGGGCCCGGGTGTGGGTGCCCGCGGCCACGCCGTTGGCGGCGGCCTGGGTGCCCGGCGCCGACCTGCGCGCGGCGCGCGCGCTGCCCGTGCTGGTGATCGACGGCACCGACGAGAAGCGCCTGGACGCCGAAATCGCTTCGGTGGCAGCCGATCTCGACGATGCCGAGATCGCCGTCTCCCAGCAGGCCGCGGCGGGCGCCGAACACTTCGAATCCCGCACGGTGGCGTTGCTCAACCGCGGCGTGCCGAGCTTCGCCGTCGACAGCGAGGGCACGCTGCACACCGCGCTGTTGCGGTCCTGCACCGGCTGGCCGTCCGGCACCTGGATCGACGAACCACGCCGCACCGCGCCCGACGGCTCGAACTTCCAACTCCAGCACTGGACACACCATTTCGACTACGCGCTCGCCTGCGGCGACGGCGACTGGCGGCACGCCGAGATCCCGGCCCGCAGCGCGCAGTTCTCCCATCCACTGCACGCCGTCTTCCCGGATCGGCGGCGAGGCAACCTGGCGCCCACCGGGTCGCTGCTGCACGTCGAGCCCGCCGACACCGTGCACCTCGGGGCGTTCAAGGCGGCCGGCAACCCGCTGGCGGCCGGTCGCGCCGAGCCCGTCGACCCGGGCGCCGTGGCGCTGCGGCTGGTCGAATCGACCGGTGCCGGCGCTCGGGTGAAGATCGGCTCGACGCTCGGCAAGCTCGGCGCGCTGCAGCTCGCCGATCTGCTGGAAACGCCGCAGGCGCGCAAGCGATCGATCGAGCTGCACGGCTACCAGATCGCTACCGTGCTGGCCCGGCTCAAGATCCCCAAGGCATTCGACGAGCCCACCGCGCTGGGCCCGGAAGCCGAGATCGCCCAGCCGCTGTACGCGCGGTACTGGCTGCACAATCGCGGCCCCGCGCCACTGGGCGGGCTGCCGGCCGTCGCACACCTGCACCCGCAGCGAGTGACCGAGCCGGGCGGCGAGCTGACGCTGCGGCTCACCGCGGTCAGCGACTGCACCGACGCCGAGCTGCAGGGCGTCGTCGTGCTGTCGTGTCCGGACGGCTGGTCGGCGAGCCCCGCCGAGCTGCCGTTCACGCTCGGCACCGGCGAGCACCGGGAGGCCGACGTGGTGCTGGGGATCCCGGCCGATGCCGAGCCCGGCCATTACCCGATTCGGGCGCAGTTGCGCATCACCGGCGATCAGGTCCCGGCCGCCTGGCGGCAGACGGTCGAGGACGTGAGCATCGTCGACGTCGGAGCGGACCCGGATGCCGAACTGATCTACCTCGTCGACGGGCCCGACGGGATCGCGCTGCGCGCCGGAGAGACGGCCCGGGTCGCCGTGACGATCGGCAGCAATGCCGCGGCGGACCTGTCGGCCGAGGCCCATCTGATCAGCCCCTGGGGCACCTGGGAGTGGATCGGGCCGGCCTCGCTCGGCGCGGTGCTGCCGGCCCGCGGCACCGTCGAGCTCGGCTTCGACGTCAGCCCTCCCGCGTGGCTGGAACCCGGCCAGTGGTGGGCCCTGATTCGGGTCGGCTGCGCGGGACGGCTGGTCTACTCGCCGGTGGTGAAGGTGACCGTGACATGA
- a CDS encoding DinB family protein, whose amino-acid sequence MADERSALREYLAFHQSAYFAVSYGLTDEQARSSPSASALSVGGLVKHVTRMQRSWMTRVAAAPDPPAKDVRPVGEEFQDQHVMRPDETLDGLLQAFAEQNTISLRLVESADLDAAVPVPRDVPWFPKDVEAWSVRWVILHVINELARHAGHADIIRETIDGATMYDLIAGLEGWAIEGWVTPWNTGAGR is encoded by the coding sequence GTGGCCGACGAGCGCAGCGCCCTGCGCGAGTATCTGGCCTTCCATCAGAGCGCCTACTTCGCGGTGTCCTACGGCCTCACCGATGAGCAGGCGCGGTCGTCGCCGTCGGCGAGTGCGCTGTCGGTCGGCGGGCTGGTCAAGCACGTGACACGGATGCAACGCAGCTGGATGACACGAGTCGCGGCAGCGCCGGACCCACCGGCGAAGGACGTTCGGCCGGTGGGCGAGGAATTCCAGGACCAGCACGTGATGCGGCCCGACGAGACCCTGGACGGGCTGCTTCAAGCATTCGCAGAGCAGAACACGATTTCGCTCCGGCTGGTCGAGTCCGCTGACCTCGACGCGGCGGTGCCCGTGCCGCGCGACGTTCCGTGGTTTCCCAAAGACGTGGAGGCCTGGTCGGTGCGATGGGTGATCCTGCACGTCATCAACGAGTTGGCCCGGCACGCCGGGCACGCCGACATCATCCGGGAAACCATCGACGGAGCCACGATGTACGACCTGATCGCCGGGCTGGAAGGCTGGGCGATCGAGGGCTGGGTGACACCCTGGAACACGGGGGCGGGCCGGTAA